A genomic region of Saccopteryx bilineata isolate mSacBil1 chromosome 1, mSacBil1_pri_phased_curated, whole genome shotgun sequence contains the following coding sequences:
- the TRIM17 gene encoding E3 ubiquitin-protein ligase TRIM17, which yields MDAVELARKLQEEATCSICLDYFTDPVMTTCGHNFCRECIQMTWEKAKGKKGRRKRRGTFPCPECRELSPQRNLRPNRLLTKVTEMARQHPGLQSRDLCQMHQELLKLFCEDDQRSICVVCRESREHRPHRVVPVEEAVQEHKLKLEGDMGHLRDEIVKTQMLQTREQQALTEWQEKVKERKQRIVMEFKKMAVLLVEEEQHLLQDLRQEEEDTTARLQESMAALEQQSFSLEVLLLQLEDHSKREPLQMLQDMKEPLDRKNSVSVQYPEATPIALRTVCRVPGQIEVLKSFHENVLPDPATAYPYLLLYESRQRRYLSTPPDGTPCSKDRFLAYPCAVGHQTFSSGRHYWEVGMNLTGDALWALGVCRDNVSRKDRVPKSPENGFWVVQLCKGKKYVPPLSPITLTEPPSHVGIFLDFEAGEVSFYNVSGGAHLHTYAQSAFPGPLQPFFCLGAPKSGQMVISTVTLWVKG from the exons ATGGATGCTGTGGAACTTGCCAGGAAGCTGCAGGAGGAGGCAACATGCTCCATCTGCCTTGACTACTTCACTGACCCGGTGATGACCACCTGTGGCCACAACTTCTGCCGCGAGTGCATCCAGATGACCTGGGAGAAGGCCAAAGGCAAGAAAGGCAGGAGGAAGCGCAGGGGCACCTTCCCCTGCCCCGAGTGCCGTGAGCTGTCCCCCCAGAGGAACCTGCGGCCCAACCGCCTGCTGACCAAAGTGACTGAGATGGCACGACAGCACCCAGGTCTCCAGAGCAGGGACCTGTGCCAGATGCACCAGGAGCTACTCAAACTCTTTTGCGAAGATGACCAGCGCTCCATCTGTGTGGTCTGCAGGGAGTCCCGGGAACACCGGCCCCACAGGGTGGTCCCAGTGGAGGAAGCTGTGCAGGAGCACAAG CTGAAGCTGGAGGGTGACATGGGGCACCTACGGGATGAGATAGTGAAGACCCAGATGCTGCAGACCAGGGAGCAGCAGGCCTTGACTGAGTGGCAG gagAAAGTGAAGGAGCGGAAACAACGCATTGTGATGGAGTTTAAGAAGATGGCTGTCCTCCTGGTAGAGGAGGAGCAGCACCTTCTGCAGGAcctgaggcaggaggaggaggacacgACCGCCAGGTTGCAGGAGAGCATGGCTGCACTGGAGCAGCAGAGCTTCTCCCTGGAagtgctgctgctgcagctggaAGACCATAGCAAGCGGGAGCCACTGCAGATGCTGCAG GATATGAAGGAACCACTGGACAG GAAGAACAGTGTGAGTGTGCAGTACCCAGAGGCCACCCCCATCGCACTGAGGACTGTCTGCAGAGTCCCAGGGCAGATAGAGGTGCTCAAGAGTTTCCACG AGAATGTGCTGCCTGACCCTGCCACGGCATACCCCTACCTCCTCCTGTATGAGAGTCGCCAGAGGCGCTACCTCAGCACCCCACCAGATGGCACACCCTGCAGCAAGGACAGGTTCCTGGCCTATCCCTGCGCGGTGGGCCACCAGACCTTCTCCTCAGGGCGGCACTACTGGGAAGTGGGCATGAATCTCACTGGGGATGCACTGTGGGCCCTGGGTGTGTGCAGGGACAATGTGAGTAGGAAGGATAGAGTCCCCAAGTCCCCTGAAAATGGATTCTGGGTGGTGCAGCTGTGCAAGGGAAAGAAGTATGTGCCTCCGCTGTCCCCCATCACCCTGACAGAGCCCCCCAGCCATGTGGGCATCTTCCTGGACTTTGAGGCTGGGGAGGTGTCTTTCTACAATGTGAGCGGTGGGGCCCACCTACACACTTATGCCCAGTCCGCCTTCCCAGGGCCCCTGCAGCCCTTCTTCTGCCTTGGGGCCCCTAAATCTGGCCAGATGGTCATCTCAACAGTGACACTGTGGGTAAAAGGATAG